A DNA window from Aspergillus nidulans FGSC A4 chromosome V contains the following coding sequences:
- a CDS encoding uncharacterized protein (transcript_id=CADANIAT00003624): protein MTRWFFWGCWSALVFAQLRGVGVRGDSVSTNYQRYNDGEMGHRPHLEFQSSSEYAPLLQVNVWSPDAISPAGSHIFLRHDGNESSPLSSPLILAAHDLSAVYINRTFNNVFGTRIQENLGRKYLTFWAGDKGDGIGDGYGLAYDETYRLVYKVSAQNINDHADLHEFAFTGNGTALVTGVNHIRVRGNVLSEKYGWHYVLPDELELDILDAVFQEIDLETNEVLFDWRALDHINPLDSFEPMGSGWDAYHINSIEKTQAGNYLISVRHTHSIYLIDGQTGSIIWTLGGNHNDFIEESAAVPGQPLLTFAWQHHARFVPGTNETQLTLFDNHVKVTTHGECRTNCSRGLHIAINTTATPPTAQLLQQFLHPTNLQAQSQGSVQPLAPSDSNLRSVFIGWGRCPTFTEHNSAGETVLDVQFSPWHSDDIPDALDNYRAYKMDWVAIPWWDPAIAVRQDANGALVVYASWNGATEVASWAIRGTNNNEGDNANGLVLATSHRTGFETRLKIAENEAHYRYLWAEALDAQGNILRSSEVVDFTVTEIRSDSYSLAFYKELGFESLPSLLSVSNNGTQATEPAATAADSFDASTSYSSSPVHTRGLSTKALAFLGTGIGISALMLVAIVVVIIRRRQRMDYNTLNLKESDFELDLDSDDGEEEVDAQRHEGEVDEASKQSRVAGGKDEDTHALLP, encoded by the exons ATGACCCGTTGGTTCTTCTGGGGATGCTGGAGTGCTCTAGTATTCGCGCAGCTGCGGGGAGTGGGAGTGCGAGGAGACTCCGTCTCGACCAACTACCAGCGATACAATGACGGCGAAATGGGGCATCGCCCACATCTCGAGTTCCAGTCCAGCAGCGAATATGCGCCTCTCCTCCAAGTCAACGTCTGGAGCCCCGATGCGATCTCGCCTGCAGGCTCACACATCTTCCTCCGGCACGACGGTAACGAGTCCTCGCCACTCTCGTCGCCGCTGATTCTAGCCGCGCATGACCTCAGCGCAGTCTATATAAACCGAACATTCAACAACGTCTTCGGCACGCGGATCCAGGAGAATCTCGGCAGGAAGTACCTGACCTTTTGGGCGGGCGACAAGGGCGACGGGATAGGCGATGGATATGGTCTTGCATACGATGAGACCTACCGTCTCGTCTACAAGGTGTCGGCGCAGAATATCAACGATCATGCCGATCTGCATGAGTTTGCCTTTACAGGGAACGGAACGGCGTTGGTGACTGGTGTCAACCACATCCGAGTTCGTGGGAATGTCTTGAGCGAGAAGTATGGATGGCACTATGTGCTGCCagatgagctggagctcGATATCCTGGACGCCGTCTTCCAGGAAATCGATCTTGAGACCAATGAGGTGCTCTTTGATTGGCGGGCGCTAGATCACATCAATCCTCTAGACTCGTTTGAGCCCATGGGGAGTGGATGGGATGCGTATCATATCAATAGCATTGAAAAG ACTCAAGCAGGCAACTATCTCATCTCCGTCCGCCATACACATTCAATCTACCTGATTGACGGGCAAACCGGCTCCATTATCTGGACCCTGGGTGGCAACCACAACGACTTCATCGAAGAATCCGCGGCTGTTCCTGGGCAACCCCTACTCACATTTGCCTGGCAGCATCACGCCCGCTTTGTCCCCGGCACGAATGAGACACAGCTGACCCTTTTCGACAATCACGTCAAGGTTACGACCCACGGCGAGTGCAGAACCAACTGTTCGCGCGGCCTGCACATTGCCATCAATACCACTGCCACGCCGCCAACTGCAcagctcctgcagcagttCCTCCATCCGACTAACCTGCAAGCGCAGAGTCAGGGCAGCGTACAGCCTCTGGCACCGTCAGACAGCAATCTAAGAAGCGTCTTCATCGGCTGGGGCCGGTGTCCGACGTTTACGGAGCACAACTCCGCCGGCGAGACGGTGCTGGACGTGCAGTTCTCCCCATGGCATAGCGATGATATACCAGATGCATTGGACAACTACCGCGCGTATAAGATGGACTGGGTGGCTATTCCGTGGTGGGATCCGGCCATCGCAGTGAGGCAGGACGCTAACGGGGCACTGGTGGTCTATGCCAGCTGGAACGGTGCGACAGAGGTGGCGAGCTGGGCGATTCGCGGCACAAATAATAACGAAGGGGATAACGCCAACGGGCTTGTGCTAGCAACTTCGCACCGGACGGGGTTCGAAACCAGGTTGAAGATCGCGGAGAATGAGGCCCACTACCGCTATCTCTGGGCTGAAGCACTGGATGCTCAGGGAAACATCCTCCGGTCCAGCGAAGTTGTGGATTTTACGGTCACCGAGATCCGTAGCGACTCTTACTCGTTGGCGTTCTACAAGGAGCTGGGCTTTGAATCGTTGCCATCTCTCTTGTCCGTCTCGAATAACGGGACCCAGGCGACGGAGCctgctgccactgccgccGATAGTTTTGACGCCTCCACTTCTtattcttcctctcctgttCATACTCGCGGTCTATCAACAAAAGCATTAGCTTTTCTGGGCACCGGAATAGGTATTTCGGCGCTGATGCTTGTTGCTATTGTGGTGGTTATTATTCGTCGGCGACAGAGGATGGACTACAATACCTTAAATTTGAAAGAATCTGATTTTGAACTAGACCTTGACAgcgatgacggcgaggaagaggttgATGCTCAGAGACACGAGGGCGAGGTTGATGAGGCCTCCAAGCAATCAAGGGTAGCTGGGGGCAAGGACGAAGACACACATGCCCTCCTCCCTTAG
- a CDS encoding uncharacterized protein (transcript_id=CADANIAT00003623), producing the protein MVTDGGLKLFTYWCSELGLLGMARMLFFDSGDCDRLASWAGLDFHDFQLFLDYAATFLSNIGDYYGSDDQKFVPLIGKEKLGKLAACASPRVVALWEQICVPMFQEPPLSLGPPGGLMQSSYYQGYENCASSFRDMRHWLSGLCKIYRFLPENTRLRRARLPAEREVLSIIQASVAETRTLCNGKISDTVQSDQVIEHEMIGKLRDSSITGDLAVYKESQSIWVTNKAPKVEAALGFVESYKDPLGVRSLAYCSSIIFPGINLPNCCMKYLVMGLANSSQRYPRATSILIPTTLRQFTSLGIQLRTRADLDRTTDGLRGLENYDPVTKKWSQAHSQAHYVIFRHLLRDSPNLYAVNVITLTHIADIASCRDFYESLSNADFEALTWTDIVVAKKDPLSQANTFTRGDAVELREYEPTAGGVIQSWAAREIQGDPVLRAQRIASSSILICSSIAYSHSIRLYWRVHSKVFK; encoded by the exons ATGGTTACTGACGGAGG GTTGAAGCTTTTCACATACTGGTGCTCTGAACTAGGGCTGCTTGGAATGGCACGCATGTTATTCTTCGACAG TGGCGACTGCGACCGCCTCGCCAGCTGGGCGGGCCTTGACTTTCATGACTTCCAACTGTTTCTAGATTACGCGGCGACATTTCTGTCCAATATAGGTGATTACTAT GGCTCTGATGATCAGAAGTTTGTGCCTCTGATtggcaaagagaagctggggaAATTAGCTGCCTGTGCTTCTCCACGTGTAGTCGCTCTCTGGGAACAGATCTGCGTCCCCATGTTTCAAGAGCCGCCGCTAAGTCTTGGGCCACCAGGCGGACTGATGCAGAGCTCGTATTACCAGGGATACGAGAACTGCGCATCCTCATTTCGGGATATGCGGCATTGGCTTTCAGGGTTATGCAAGATCTATCGATTTCTCCCAGAGAATACTCGGCTGAGAAGAGCGAGACTGCCTGCGGAAAGAGAAGTCCTAAGTATCATACAGGCTTCAGTAGCTGAAACAAGAACGCTATGCAACGGCAAAATTAGCGATACGGTCCAAAGTGACCAAGTTATCGAG CATGAGATGATTGGTAAACTTCGGGATAGCTCTATCACTGGCGACCTTGCAGTTTATAAAGAGTCCCAGAGCATATGGGTGACAAACAAAGCGCCAAAGGTAGAAGCTGCGCTTGGGTTTGTTGAGTCTTACAAAGATCCACTGGGCGTCCGCA GTCTTGCTTATTGCTCGAGTATAATATTCCCCGGCATTAACCTGCCCAAC TGCTGCATGAAATATTTGGTCATGGGACTGGCAAACTCCTCTCAGAGATATCCCCGGGCAACTTCAATTTTGATCCCAACGACCCTCCGTCAATTTACATCACTGGGGATCCAGTTAAGAACCCGGGCAGACCTGGACCGAA CCACTGATGGACTGCGTGGACTGGAGAACTATGATCCTGTTACAAAG AAATGGAGTCAAGCGCATAGTCAG GCCCACTACGTGATATTCCGGCATCTCCTCCGCGACAGCCCCAACCTCTATGCGGTT AATGTTATCACGCTTACTCATATCGCCGACATTGCCAGCTGCCGTGACTTCTACGAGTCTCTTTCCAACGCGGACTTCGAAGCTTTAACATGGACGGACATAGTTGTTGCAAAGAAGGATCCGCTCTCCCAGGCAAATACATTTACTCGGGGTGATGCTGTCGAATTACGAGAATATGAGCCAACAGCGGGAGGAGTCATTCAAAGCTGGGCAGCAAGGGAGATCCAGGGAGATCCTGTTCTTCGTGCGCAGAGAATAGCGTCGTCGAGTATTTTGATTTGTTCCAGTATAGCTTACAGTCACTCAATACGCCTCTATTGGCGCGTAC ACTCGAAAGTCTTCAAGTAG